The genome window TGCCCGCTGCTGCTCTCCGCCGGAAACTTCATAAGGATATTTATCCAAGATATTTTCAATACCCAAATCCCGACTTAACCGCGCCAGACGCTGTTCCATTTCCTCATACTTATATCCATTCAGGGCTAGCGGCAGAATGATGTTTTCCTTCAAGGTCATAGTCTCTAAAAGGTTATAGTCTTGAAAGATGAAACCAATGTTTTTGATGCGGTGCTGCGCCAGCTGATTTTTGTTTAATTTGGTGATGTCCCGCCCATCAATAACGCATTTCCCGGTAGTAGGCCGGTCAATGCTCCCGATAATGTTTAAGAGTGTGGTTTTTCCCGATCCCGATGGACCCATTACTCCCAGAAAATCTCCCTGGTTAACAGAAAAGCTGATGTTGTTTAAAGCCCGATACTGCTTAGCAGATCGCTTCGATCCATAGACTTTGCTGATATTCTCTACCCGCAGAATCTCCATCTGCACAACCTCCTCATCAACGTGATGAGTCTATTATATCCGGACTAAAAGGTAGGAAAAATCGATCAAACTTACATTTCCCGCCGTTTACCTTACATTTTTGTCACCTGGTGGAGCGTGCGGGTCGCAATAAAGGTCAGCTTGAACACGGCGTACTCCCCGTACCGAGATTCACAGCTCAGCTCATGGCCGAGCAGATCCGTCAGTTTCTTAGCCAAATACAGCCCGTAGCCAGTGGCGCTGCCTCCGGACCTTTCCTCAGAAGAAGTGTAACCTTTGTTGAAAACCTGGCCCAGATCCTGCGGCGGAATGCCTCGCCCTGTGTTCTTTACTGCTACTGTGACCCGATCATCATCAGCTTCAGCAGCAATCACGATTTTCCCGCCCGGGGGAGTGTATTTCACAGCATTAGAGATCAGCTGAGCAAGGATATAGGTACTCCATTTCGGGTCACTTAAAACCTGATGTTCGCCGCCGGTGATTTCAATATCCAGCTTTTTATAGCTGAACAAGCTGGAATACCCTTTTAGGGCACCGGCAATCAGGGTATGGGTGCTCACTCTGCTGATTTTATAATCCTCATGGAAGCTTTCCGATTTAAGCTCATAAAACACCTTCTGCGCTGCTTCTTCTATGGCAGTCAGCTCTTGATCTAGTTTACGGTAATCCACTCCCGCATCTAAATTCGAGTTTTCTAAAATCAATCTAGCCGCAGCAATCGGCACCTTGATATCATGAAGCCATCTGGTAATAAAATCGAGCTGCTCCGCTGACTTGGTGCGAATATCTGATCTAAACTCCTCATAATCCAAAACTAGTGCTCGAATTCTTTCAGCCAGCATGCGGTCGGTTGGATAAGGAAAATGACGTTCATCACTTAAAGTGTTTTCTTCAAGGTGCGCAATCAGCTTACCAAACCGCCGCTTATAACTGGAATAATCCACCGCAATAAAGGCCAGCAGCAGAAGCAGCCAGCCGACCAGAATATAGCGGGCATTAGATTCAGTTAAATTTAACCCGATATCCAGCTTATAAACAGCCCAGGCAAAACCAAAGGCGGCAGTAAGGAACAAGTAGACTATCCAGCGCTCATAAAGATAATCCCGAAACCTCATTTTAGAACATATCCTTCCCCTTTGACCGTCTTAATGTAGTGGTCTAAGCCTGCTTCCGCAAGCTTCTTTCTTAAACGGTTGACATTGACAGTCAATGTATTGTCGTCAACAAAACTCTGGTCATCCCACAGCGCTTTCATCAGATATGCCCGACTGACAGTCTTCTCCTGGTTGCGGATTAAAACCGCCAAGATCTTGGATTCATTGGGCGTAAGCTCAATTTCATGATCGCCAACAAATACAACCTGACGCTCAGGATCAAGAATCAAATCCCGGTACTGGAGCACATTCAACGATTGATCCTGATAAGCATACGCCCGGCGCAGGGCTGCCTGAACCTTAGCGATTAACAGCTCCATGGAAAACGGCTTTTCTAAGTAGTCATCGCCGCCCTGCACAATCCCCCGGATCTTGTCGCTGTCTGAGTCTCTGGACGAGATAATAATAATCGGCACATTCGACAGCTCCCTAATCCTGCTGCACCAGTAAAAGCCATCGTAAAAAGGGAGATTGATGTCCAGCAGCACCAAATGCGGCGCAGACTGGGTAAATTCACCTAAGATATTTTGATAATTTTCAGCTCGATAAGTCTGGTAACCCCAGCTGCTGAGCTTCTCATCGATAATTTCAGCTATAGTTTGGTCGTCTTCAACAATCATGATTTTATACACCATTACCCCTCCCCATTATGAAACTAGTTCGCGATGTTTAGGCAAGATCCTAGCACTACCCAAGACTCAACCCACGCGTTTTTCCCTCCCTAAACTCCTTTGGATATTAACAAAAGTTTTACCTGCTAACTAATAATGGCAGGTAAAACTCATTTTTAAATTTTAGTTATTTTTACAGCAGGAAATTTAGTGTAAAGCTGGTATTAAATATACATGAGTAAATACACTTAGCAAAGGAGGCATTGGATGAAAAAAATCGCTGTATTTTTAGTCTTAGTTGTGGTTACTGCATTAGGATTAACCGGCTGTACAGATGTGAACAACCTGGAGTACGCTTTAGTCTGGGAAGAACCGTTTGAACAGTTTTCCCCAGCTGCTGCTGGCTGGCAGACAGGTAAACTCGGCGGAAAACAGGCACTAATGTACGAAGCATCTGCCGATAAAAAGGTAATCGAACTGGAGCTTCCGGTGCAGGTAGACCATGGTCGCTTGGAGTTTGCAGCCTACCAAAGCAGTGAGAATGCGAGCAACTTTGGCATCAAGCCCTATACCAAGAATGATCCGGTTTTCGTAGATTTCTGGTTATCCAAGGGCGGCGAAGCCAGACTGTGGCGCGGTCTCGATCCAGAGAATCCGAATGATGTCTATGATAACGGAAACTGGCACGAATTCGCCTTTGAGTGGGACGTATCAGAAGGCACATTCACCGCATTCGCAAAGGTTGATGGCTCCTGGACAGAGAAGTTCAGCACTACCGGAATTGCTTTTCCTCCATCCCGCCTATATTTAGACGGCGGCGGAGACGGTTCCGGCGGTATTGCGAACTTAAAGCTTTATGATCTGAGTATTGAAGCTGAGTAAGGCTCTCCCACCGGGGTAACCCAGCCCTGGTGTTAAAAATAGGAGTGCAAAAAAATTTAAGGAGGAGTTTTCATGAAAAAAACTATTATGCTCTCATTAGTACTGGCCGTTGTATTGATTTTTGGGGCAACAGCGCTGGCTTATGAAGCTCCAAAAGTAGCCGAGCCACTGGTACTTGGCGAAGATTGGCCGGTAAACGAAGACAATGCTTACAGCGCGTTTGATGGTGACAATGGCTGGAAACTGTGGGTATTCTGGGATGACAACAATGTTTACATTCAATACGATGTTTACACTGATCTTCCGTTAGGCAACAAGCAGACTGAAAGATATATCTTCAACGCTGACAGCTTAGAATGGGAAATCCGCACAGTTGGTGCCAGCAAGAGACAAAAATGGATGATCGCTCTTACTGAAGCTAAGGGCTATGAAGTTGTTCTCCGCTACCCAGACAGAGAATACTATGTAGCACCTAACGAATTCCACGATGTATTAATCACTGAAACCGACTATGGTTATCGTGGTCAAGTTATCCTGAACCAAGCTCATCCGAAACTGGCTGAATTTGGTATCGGCGCTGGTGTTAAGCTGGAAATGTCCGTTCAAGTTAACGACTCCAAAGACGGCAACGAGCGCACTCGGATCCTCGGCGGTTTCGTTGACGCAGGCGCCTACTCTGAGCTGGTATTTGTAGAGTAATTTAGATTTAAGGGTTTTTAAAGCACCGCCTCAATTGAAGCGGTGCTTTTTTCTATTAGTATTCAAGCTCCACACTAGTTCCCGTAACAGTTAGCTCCTGTTTTAACACAACTTCGCCGGTAAGTTCCGCGCTCCTTGCATCAGGCTGCTGTCCGCCGACGTAGATTGCAAACTTACCAGGTTCCAAAATGCACCGGCCGTCGTTATCGATTAAGGCCAGCTGTCTTCTGGTTAAAGTGAATTCCACCTTGGCTGCTTCACCGGGTTTTAAAGTAACCCTTTCAAATCCCCTCAGCTCCCAGTGGGGCACTCTTACGCTTGCTTCCACATCCTTCACATAGAGCTGGACAACCTCATCTCCAGTCCTGCTGCCTGTGTTTTCTACGCTGACACTTACTTTAACCTCAAAGTCTGAACCCGCATCAACCTCTGTCTGTTCAAGCTTTAGGTGGGAATACTTAAACGTGGTATAGCTTAACCCATAGCCAAATGGATACAGGGGTGTGTCGTTAAAATAGCGGTAAGTTCTATTTTCCATGCTGTAGTCTTCAAAATCCGGTACCTGATCCAGTGATTTTGGGAATGTAACTGGCAGTCTGCCGCCGGGGTTGTAATCGCCGAAGATCACATCGGCAATCGCATTGCCGCCTTCCTGACCAGGATACCAGGCTTCGATAATCGCCGGGATATTGTCCTGGGCCCAGTTGACTGCTACCGGACTGCCGTTAAACAGCACCAGCACAATCGGCTTACCAGTTGCATGAATCACCTTGAGCAGCTCTTCCTGCATACCCGGGAGATCCAAGCTGAGCTTATCTCCTCCACCGTCCGATGCAGCAGATGCGCCCTGCTCCCCTTCAATCCGCGGCGAGATGCCCATGCACATAATTACCACATCGGAGTGCTTGGCTGCAGTTAGGGCCTCCGCAAAACCGGCGGTCGGCTGTCTACCCCAGCTCGAAACCTTGGTGGTTGTCAAGTCGCAGCCGGGGGCGTAATACACCCGGGTATCTTCACTGACAGCAGCCTGAATTCCCGCCAAAACCGGCACATACTTGGAAGCAGTGCCGAAATAATTGCCGATCAGAACATCACGGCTGTCGGCGTTGGGTCCAATTACCGCAATGGACTTGATCTTTTCCTTATCTAATGGCAGCAGCGAGTTAGCGTTTTTCAAAAGCACTATTGATTCCCGAGCGGTCTGCCGAGCCAGCAG of Bacillota bacterium contains these proteins:
- a CDS encoding ABC transporter ATP-binding protein codes for the protein MEILRVENISKVYGSKRSAKQYRALNNISFSVNQGDFLGVMGPSGSGKTTLLNIIGSIDRPTTGKCVIDGRDITKLNKNQLAQHRIKNIGFIFQDYNLLETMTLKENIILPLALNGYKYEEMEQRLARLSRDLGIENILDKYPYEVSGGEQQRAAACRAVITNPKIILADEPTGNLDSKSGRALLDLLTVLNEKFQATILMVTHDVFAASYCHKIMFIRDGEIYNELYAGESRKQFFDAIIDVMSVLGGGNDEADRFSRS
- a CDS encoding HAMP domain-containing histidine kinase, whose product is MRFRDYLYERWIVYLFLTAAFGFAWAVYKLDIGLNLTESNARYILVGWLLLLLAFIAVDYSSYKRRFGKLIAHLEENTLSDERHFPYPTDRMLAERIRALVLDYEEFRSDIRTKSAEQLDFITRWLHDIKVPIAAARLILENSNLDAGVDYRKLDQELTAIEEAAQKVFYELKSESFHEDYKISRVSTHTLIAGALKGYSSLFSYKKLDIEITGGEHQVLSDPKWSTYILAQLISNAVKYTPPGGKIVIAAEADDDRVTVAVKNTGRGIPPQDLGQVFNKGYTSSEERSGGSATGYGLYLAKKLTDLLGHELSCESRYGEYAVFKLTFIATRTLHQVTKM
- a CDS encoding response regulator transcription factor, producing the protein MYKIMIVEDDQTIAEIIDEKLSSWGYQTYRAENYQNILGEFTQSAPHLVLLDINLPFYDGFYWCSRIRELSNVPIIIISSRDSDSDKIRGIVQGGDDYLEKPFSMELLIAKVQAALRRAYAYQDQSLNVLQYRDLILDPERQVVFVGDHEIELTPNESKILAVLIRNQEKTVSRAYLMKALWDDQSFVDDNTLTVNVNRLRKKLAEAGLDHYIKTVKGEGYVLK
- a CDS encoding glycoside hydrolase family 3 protein, with the translated sequence MTLEEKISQMLYASSSIGRLGISEYNWWNEALHGVARAGVATIFPQAIGLGASFNKALLHEVASVIATEGRAKYNAARKHEDRGIYKGITFWSPNINIFRDPRWGRGQETYGEDPYLTGRLGVAFIKGLQGDNPRYLKSAACAKHFAVHSGPELLRHQFDAVVSQKDLRETYLPAFKDAVKEAKVEAVMGAYNRVNGEPACASPELLQKILREEWGFEGHVVSDCGAIKDIYADHKVVDTPAEAAALAVNSGCDLNCGWVFEHLQEAVEQGLIAEETIDQAVRRLLRTRFRLGMFDPEEMVPFNRIPYEVNDCEEHRLLARQTARESIVLLKNANSLLPLDKEKIKSIAVIGPNADSRDVLIGNYFGTASKYVPVLAGIQAAVSEDTRVYYAPGCDLTTTKVSSWGRQPTAGFAEALTAAKHSDVVIMCMGISPRIEGEQGASAASDGGGDKLSLDLPGMQEELLKVIHATGKPIVLVLFNGSPVAVNWAQDNIPAIIEAWYPGQEGGNAIADVIFGDYNPGGRLPVTFPKSLDQVPDFEDYSMENRTYRYFNDTPLYPFGYGLSYTTFKYSHLKLEQTEVDAGSDFEVKVSVSVENTGSRTGDEVVQLYVKDVEASVRVPHWELRGFERVTLKPGEAAKVEFTLTRRQLALIDNDGRCILEPGKFAIYVGGQQPDARSAELTGEVVLKQELTVTGTSVELEY